CATATAAAACCTGCATTTCAAAGGCACGACGAGGCACATTTAAGGTTTCTGCAATGGCGATCGCTCTGGCTTGAGAACGAACATTATGGCTACCAATAGCAGAATAAATATATTGATGATTTTCTAACATCAATTGAGTCAATCGTTCAAAATTAGCATCCGTTGCGGCCTTATCATTATAAACAGGTTGGGGCCAGTCATTTTGCATCGATTTAATGGTTTCTTGATCCCAATAAGCACCTTTCACCAATCGTATACTAACGGGATAACCTCGTAATTTTACCCATTCAATAATGCCTTCTAAATCCTTTTGAGACTCTCGTAAATAAGCTTGCACCGTCATGCCAATATCCGTGCGGCTGCGGAATTCTTCTTCCATCAACAGATTTTTTAAAATGCTGAAGGTTAAATCTTTATAGGCGTATTGTTCCATATCAAAATGCACCGCCGCCCCTAATTCTTTCGCCCGACGCAATAAAATTCGGATACGTTCTCCGACTTTTTCTTCACTTCCTTTTGCATCTAAGGGATCAAATTGAGAATAAAATGCCGTTAATTTAACGGAAACTTGAACTTTAGGAATGGGCTGTCCATCGGCTTCATCAATTTGGGGAATAGTTGACCATTTTTTAGCCGCATCGCTGAGACTTTCCATCAATTCTAAATAATTATTGAGATAAGATTGTGCCTCAGTTTCAGTAATAACGGCTTCCCCTAATAAATCAACCGTAAACGCCATTTTATCTTTGCGTAACTGTTCTAAAGTTTTAATAACTTTAGGAATATTAGCACCTGCAATATATTTTTGGGCTAAGGTTTCTACCGCAGGCGCTACCGTTGTCGCCGCTAGTTGTCCGGGGAGGGAGTCAGGGTTAGCAAAATTGAGTAATTTTTTGAGAACATCAGGAAGTTCGACTGCTTCTGTGGTCAGATATTCTTGTAAATGGGCTGCAATTTCTGGTTTACTTCGTAATGCGGGTAAACAATCAATAAAATGGAACAATTGCACTCGTAAACCGGGGTTTGACATTGCCCAGTCCATGAGTTTATCATCAAAGCGCATTTGGTCTTGTAACTGTCCGAACAATGAGCGCTTTTTCTCTTGGGTCGCTGCTAAAAGTTGTTTAGCAATCTCTTGTGTTTTGGCTTCGTAAGTGTCAGGATATTGTGCAACCACTGTTTAAAGTCTCCAATTCAGATAGAGCATGACAAAGGGGGGAAAATGTCAGGATATTCTGACAATTCTTTCCCCGCGTTAGTGTTTTGGTTCATTTCTTCTATTGTACGTCTAAAGGGGTGACTGGATTTATAGTATTAAATTAGATTTATAATTTGATTAACAATTCTATCAACATCTTGAATTAATAATCTAGCCTGAGTGATGGTAATTTGCTCATGAGGTGCTTTATAACTATCATCAGATTGAAACTCAGGATAGAGAAACTTTTCTCGATTTAGCACTCTCCATATACCGTTGCGCTATTTCTTGATAAATTTTCTTCGCACTCATAGACAATAATTCCCTGTTTAAATTCCTGTATTAATTCTGAATTAATATCAGCATAGTTAAAAATATGAAAAATAGGCATTAACAAGAATTCAACATAAAAGTCTGCAAAAACTTCTGATAATTCCCAAATAATTTGATTCTCAGGCTCAAAATTGCCTAAAATCCAAATATTAATTGTTTCCTGTTCATGTTTTTGGATAATGACATGAGGACTAATTTCTGACCGATAATAATTTTTATACAAATTTTCAACAATAATTAAATCAATCCCATGTAACTGCTTAATGATATTTATTTCAGCATAAATACTGTTGTTAATCCTTTGATAAAATCCCAGAAAATCATCAGGGTATGATTTCAAGGGAATTGTTACCCCCTTAATTGTATCTCTAATATTTTCTATATCAAGAACAACCATATCAACGCTCCTGATTAAACTAATGTATCTACTCATTATAAACGATAACATCAACCCAATCATTCTGTACCCTAATTCCCTGATTCCCTGGTTCTACCAGGGAATTAAAGTAGGAGGCTCTGCCTCCAATTAAAACAGCAGGCGGAGCCTGCAAAATAGTATTGCTAGGTGGAACCTAGCAACGAGATTAACAGAACTTTTAGGCTGCTTTTATATTGACTTCAACACGAATATCCATACCTGCTTTAGCTATCATTATTACTAATTTATCAATACTAAATCTTTCGATATCGCCATTCATCAAATCACTAATGCGAGGTTGGGTTTCACCAAAAAATACAGCAGCTTGCTTTTGAGTCCATCCTTTTGTCTGAATAAAATGTTTAATTGTTAACATGAGATCAGCGCGAATTTTGAGATTGAGAGCTTCTTCAGGTGCGAAGCCTAAATCTTCAAATACATTAGTGCGACCTTGAATAATTTCGGGAACTTGATTCTGGCTCATTTGTCCATTCATACTTTAGGAAAGCTAATAGGTTCATCAGGATGATATAATGAAACTATAAAATATATTTCTTGAATATCAATCGATTTATTGTATTTTTTTAATTCGTCTATTTGCTCTTTATAAAAAACGCTATAATCGAAAAATACCAAAGCACTACCTATTAAAAATAAATAAATAGGATTTCTTAAAATTATACCTGTCAGGGAATAATATAAAATGCACCTTATAGCAAAGTAAAAATTCTCTGTAAGACATTTTTTAGAATAGTATTTAGATATAAAAAAGTTGATTTCGTCAAATGATACCAATGGTTCTTCGGGAGAAAAATCATAACAAAATTTATGATAATAATCTAAAAAGTAAGGTTCCACTTTCAAATAACCATCTATATAAATAGAATAATATTTTCTATTTTTCCAACTTGTGTTTTCATTAAATCTTTTTCTAGTTAAATAAGTAGATTTAACAAAACTATTTTTTCTTTCTGTAAGTCCTCCACAAAATTTACATCGAACATAAGGATAATCCATCAAAGTAGAAACACTTTGGCCACCGCATT
The genomic region above belongs to Planktothrix tepida PCC 9214 and contains:
- a CDS encoding helix-turn-helix domain-containing protein produces the protein MNGQMSQNQVPEIIQGRTNVFEDLGFAPEEALNLKIRADLMLTIKHFIQTKGWTQKQAAVFFGETQPRISDLMNGDIERFSIDKLVIMIAKAGMDIRVEVNIKAA